In the genome of Raphanus sativus cultivar WK10039 chromosome 9, ASM80110v3, whole genome shotgun sequence, the window AACTGCTTAGCTGTCAACGGAGCCCTCTTGCCCACCGGTAACAATAGTACCACCACTGCTGATGGAAAGGACTTTCCGATGTGGGTGTCTGGTAAAGAGAGGAGACTTCTACAGTTGCAATCAGCGCGTGCTGTACGAGCTAACATCGTGGTGGCCAAGGACGGGTCCGGTCAAGTCAAGACGGTGCAAGCGGCTATAGACGTGGCTGGACGGAGAAAGGTGATGTCAAAGAGGTTTGTGATATACGTGAAAAGAGGAATATATCAAGAAAACATAAACGTACGTCTCAATAACGATAACATAATGTTGGTCGGAGATGGAATGAGATCCACCATTATCACCGGTGGTCGAAGTGTCAAAGGTGGTTACACCACTTACAATTCCGCCACTGCCGGTAAATAATTAATTCAtcatctatatttttattttatttagttagttaatgCATGGATTCTAACAAGTTTCTATAtcactaataataaaaatattctaaattatcCGTGAGAATTGAGTTTTCCAATTAATAAGATTCATGGCGGAGACGTCCAAGTTAAATCATACATTGGGATCATCATCAATTATTAGCACTAGctttaaaaaaacatacaaagaaAAACGTAACCTATGCTTTTATTTCCCGCAAAATAAGTAAGCGTTACcaaaatttatttcatttgtaaCGATAGGCTAAATTGCGTGTGATGCAGGTATTGAAGGACTTCACTTTATTGCCAAAGGCCTAACATTCCGGAACACGGCAGGACCGGCCAAGGGTCAGGCCGTGGCACTCCGGTCATCCTCGGACCTCTCAATCTTCTACAAATGCTCAATCGAAGGATACCAAGACACATTGATGGTCCACTCGCAACGTCAATTTTACCGCGAGTGCTACATCTACGGAACAATCGATTTCATCTTTGGAAATGCAGCCGTAGTTTTTCAAAACTGTATCATCCTCCCTCGCCGGCCACTACATGGTCAATCCAATGTAATAACCGCACAAGGTCGTGCTGATCCGTTTCAGAACACAGGGATCTCTATCCATAACTCAAGAATCCTACCGGCTCCTGATCTCAAACCGGTTCTCGGTACTGTTAAGACGTACATGGGCCGGCCTTGGATGAAGTACTCGCGCACCGTGGTACTCAAGACGTATTTGGATAGTGTTGTGAGTCCGTTCGGATGGTCACCGTGGATCGAAGGTTCGGGTTTTGGGTTAGACACGCTGTTCTATGCAGAGTATAAGAATAGCGGACCAGCTTCGTCAACGCGGTGGCGTGTTCGTTGGAACGGGTTTCATGTGTTGAAAAGAGCTTCCGATGCTTCTGCTTTCACCGTTGGAAGATTCATTGCCGGTCCTGCGTGGCTCCCACGCACAGGCGTACCCTTCACTTCCGGCCTTTAAGTCTATGCATCTCTGGCTGTTTAATTACCTTCTTCATGCTTAAATTACAATGATATAAGAGTTTACGACTGAATATAATTCCTTATGCTTATTatgaaaataagttttttttttcctttttttttaaattttgtttttttaactagggatgaacaaaaaaagaagaccCATAAATGAGAGAAGTTTTGGTTACAGTGTTTTAGACACAAACCAAATCCCACGAAATGAAGTTGTTTCAAACCATAAGTAAAAAACTCTTTAAgtatataaacaaacaataaaTGAAATCAAAGATGAAAACAAGAGCCCAATGGTAGATCAGAAGAAGTTTCTTGAATGATGGACGAGACTCAGCAAAATGTTGTGACCGAGGCGAGCAAAACCATCATGAACGTCAAAATTAGATTCAGCTGTCCATTTAGTGTTGATGTTGCAGAGCTGCGGAGTTGTTCCCTGCAGAGGGATAAATCACCAAATAAAAAAGTGTCATGATCTGAAGATGATATGAGAGGAAAGCACAGAGAAGTGAAGTTTCTAATGCTTACTTCTGCAAGCTTTCGAGAGCACCACAATAAAGAGCATTTTGAGGCTGACCCATTTCTGTTTTACCGTTTTCCTCAGGGTTTATGATTCGCATGTAGGTTTCTTGGCCAAGATACCATCTGTCTAGATTCTCGGCTCGGATGTTCCAAACTCCGACGTTATCCAGGGAAATAAGTACAGCAGTCCACGCCCCTGGGTAAACCTGAAAGCaaacatcaaaaacaaaataagtaAAACAACCAAAATGATGAGAAACAAATTGCAAATGTTGAATCAACCTCTATCGTGCTACGTGATATTGCATCCCAGTTGTTATAAGAACCTTTTCTATCTTCAGTCCAGTTACCAAAGTCCATCCTGTAACACCAGATTTTTGAAAATCCATCAACTGATAATCAAACAAGATGACTAAGAAAAGTAACAATGGTATGTTTTTTTACTTACGCAACGACGTAGAAGGAATATCCATCAATATGGAAGCTCAGGACTTTGGTGTCATTGTTCTGGAAGATAACTTGAATAAAGCCCTTGTACGTTGCGTTGATGATAGAACTGTCCAGACGTGGAGGTTTATTGTCAACAGGTCTGGAAGGGAAATTCATCTTGTAAACTCCTTTCAGTCTATGCTCATCCGCAAGCCTCATGGGCGTGGTTGGATTCACAAAAGAAACCCCATTAAGCGTAGCACGAAGTGACCCATTGATTTTTGTGGGAGGCATACTCCTCAAGATGTATGTGCCTGTGATGTTTATCTGCCCGTAGTGATATGATCCCTGCGGATTTGGACGAGCTCCACTCGCAGATGTGTTTTGCCTGCATATGAAAAAAAGAGTCAGGACTATATTTACAAGCCTACGTTAAATAAACGAGCTTTGAAGACATACTTTATTGCCCTTTGTTGGTTCATGACAGACCAAGGGTGAGAAACATCAGTTGATGGAAGTGGCAGAGGACCAGAAGCATGTCCTTTGGAGTTGGAGTATTGGAGAATGCCAACACCTGTGACTCTTTGCCATTCAGTTTCATTCACAAATCTTGCACTCGCCACAATGTAGTAGTCACTCGAGGCGTTTTGGTCCATGGTGACCAAGAAAGAGTAAGACTGTCCCACATGAATATCGAAATCGGTGAAGTTAGTTTGGGAGGTGTAACGACCTTCGGTCTCAACTAAAAGCAGCTTGTGGTTCTGTATCCTGAAGTTCAAGGATGTCGAAACACCGACATTGTGGACACGGATCCTGTATGTTTTTCCAGGATCAACATTAATGGTTTCGTATTGAATTCCATCAGGTACAGTGGTGTTGTACTTGTAAGGACCCTTGCCATTGATGAGAACTCCATCAGGCATCCCAAGTTCTTCACCAGAGTCAAGTACACTCCTTAGTGATGTATGGTTGTGAGTATACCAATCACCGATCATAAAGCTGATTTCACCATCAGGCTTAGTGAAGGGTAGAGGAATGAGATCGCGGTTGTTGATTAGGATAGGACCAAAACCACCGGAAGATCTCTGGAAGTGGAGGGAAGGGAAGTAGAAGAAGCTTCCGATCTGATCTTTGACTTGAAAGCTGTAAGTGAAGTTCCGCTGAGGAGGAATGGGACAGTTAGTGCCGAGAACACCGTCTTGCCACGAGTTACGCCGCATCTCAATCCCATTCCAAGTGAGTAGGAGAGGCTCATCCAAACGATTGAAGACGCTAACATCAACGTTGTAGTTTGTGGTGGCTTCAATCACAGGGCCTGGGAATTTCCCATTCACTGCTATGACCtgcaaaagaacaacatcaaagGAAGTGATTATGTAACACCATGATACGTGGGTTCGACATGCGGTGGTCACAGGGGCTATCGTAAGAATACGTGGGTTGCCTGTCAGCCTCGTGGGTGGGATTAGTCTGGGCAAAGCCTGGGACcccacggttatcaaaaaaaaaaaaaaaaacaccatgATGAAAACGAAGCAGATCCTCGCTACCACCCTAGTCAACCTGCGACAACCACTACAGAAACCACAGGGAAGAAGTTGCATGAAAACGAAACCTGTTGAGGAACGCCAAGAGGAGAAGCAGTGATGTAAGTGACTTCGAACACGTAGGATACGAAAGGATCGCCGGCGAGACAGGATCCAGAGAGAAGAGCCAGCGAAAAAGCGAAGGCCAAAATAGTAGAAAACCGCGAGAAGAAACTAGCCGCCGCCATTTTTTCGGTTCAGGTTCGTTGATCTGCCTCCTCTAAACTTCGAAAAACGaaaggaaggagaagatgaagagtGTGTAAAGTGTGAGCGTTTTTGAAACTTCTCTGACAAAAGAAGGTGAAGAGATTAATGAAGATTTTCTtctctaatttttatttatttagggACAGAGACTAACCAATTAACACTGGATTCGATTCTCTTTTGGTAATAATCCTTAAACGCGTACTCTTTTATTTACTGGTATACCGACTTAACCGGTTCCTCTAAAATTGTTAATTTCTTTGGATGCTGATTTATCGTTTTACTCCAAAAGTTCAGTGGACCTGTTAAGGTTTGTGAAATTGATACTTTCCCAAAACACAATGATTCTCattcattttttgtttactGTTTCTGTTGTTTACCTACCATATTGTGCTATTACGTGTAAAATTGTTATTCCTTAACTAAGTTTCCATTTCTCCGACGACGTGATTTACtagtatttttaatagatacgtcttgaaatgaatatttttaggatctttgattatataaatacgTGTGTATATAGCACTAaattttcctcttttttttggtgaaattaaTTTTCCATATTTAGATATAAATCTCAATTAACACACATGACTCATGGGTGCAACTAGGCATGGCCATCGgctcggttcggttcggtttgagtATTTCGGATATCGGATAGTTTGGATATAAGATTCAAAGATCCATTTACTATCTggcttattttttatttgttcatatagttttgtgtttggttcagtttggtttggataGTAAAATTAAGAACCGAAAAAATATTCTGAATAgaatttggtttttatttggTTCATCTTCGGGTAAAATATCGATTATTTAaggtaaaatatcaaataactagaataatttatataaaaaaccgGATATTTTGGATTACTTTAGATATTTCAGATAAAACTATCCGAAGATATTTGGTAAATTTTGGatacattataattttttagctattttcaaatattttgtaatacttttaatagattttcaaattataaatctatatttagttgtattatatgtatatataattaatatatgtataccTGTTTAGTTCTCTGTTCGGTACCAGTTtagtttgattattttagatatagaaatatagaaaCCATTTGGATAATTGAGATTTCAGTTTAATTCCGGTTCTAGTATTTCGGTTCGTTTCCGGTTCAGTCCTTTGGTTTCAGATTTCTTGCCTCGGCCTAGGTGCAAAAGTCATTTGATATatcaagttacaaaaaaaaaaatcagctaTACCATTTTTCAGCATGTAATTtgatatatttcatatatttcataaaaacatcattttgaCACTTTacacattaaataatatatatattaaaactcatttatacttgtaaaattatatttatttattgaattgATAATTAATAGTTTAATACTTTAAATTACCGATGGGTTGTCTTTGATATTTCCTAATGTAGCCCGTCGTAGTCATTTTGcattttacaatttatatataagattaaaaagACACTAGTATTTAAAATTCgtactaaaattataaaataacattttggtgtaataagaaaaaatgtcaaaataacatattttatgaaacaaaatgaGTATAAagcagtgtttttaaaaccggaccggcgagcgaaccagaaatattttgggtcacgGGTCATTGTGGTTCGACCTGGTTCGACCAGGGTCGATTAgattaaactgaatttattattttataaatattatatatatatttttttaaaaatagtcataatgtttagaaaactttcaaaaataacaaattgaaatgtgataaaaataataaaaaaaattaatagttcaaatctaaagtcaataggaaaaaaaacatttaaagtttattctccaaatctttgtccttctaaatcttcattacctataaaaattatatacacattagttacaaaactctattttggttgcaatttgtgacaaacaaaatagtatatatgttaaaaagggagaaaaaaataattattttattaacaaaattgtGATTTTTATACGAACTAGGATTTCGTCGGTTCGTTGGGTCACTCGGTTCCCGGGTTTTTAGCGGTTCAACATaggtttttaaccggttcaactttAGTTGGGTTTTGACATTAAACCAACCCGGATAGGTGTCCGGTTCGCGGTTGAACCCGGTCCGACCGCCGGTCCGGTCCGGGTTTAACAACACTGGTATAAAGTATATTTATGAATTTCGATgcttttatatttatctatactattaaagcaggatcctattggtttttttactaaatataccctttttctttattaacattgcatatttcattaagggcaatcaagtaatactaataacatatctatattgggtcatttttttggatccagcccactgtCCACATCAGATCTCTCTTGGTTAGGCCATCtgggccgattaagaaatcagatccaattcttatttttttctccaaattcaaataatttcttttcaaccatttttaatattttgtgtagtgaacaaaaattaatcacttaataattatgtttctttttaatataatttaagcgttcataaaaaaaattgattttttcattgaaaagtataaatctttattaaaagtatataacttttttatttaaaaaattaaccacataataaaattaattaatcagagttataccaacttaatttattaaaaaataaagtttaattttctaaaacataaatactcattagacatGGACGTTCGGATACTCATTCGGGTACAGAtcggttatttcggatatcGGGTTTTTcaggttttgaaattaaaccccatttgggtattataaaattttggtcgggttcgagtcgggtctttccggaTCCGgatgggttcggttctcatgcataagaacctgaaaactaaccaaataaccaaagtatgtaaaacgggttcggttatttatattcaaagtaaccaaagtatccgattcggttcaaatttttgtatccaaattactcaaaagtaaccaaaaatacccactatatacagttttttttggtaaatttttatccaaactatcatattttatccaaaaatactcgaaatactgaaaataattactatagttaacttataatattaatttaaaatattaaaataattataattataattataattataaaatatatttttagacatatattcacatttcggatatcttcggatactcattcggttctcggttcgggttgGGTTGGGTTCGGGACCGGTCCtttggatatagcaatttagaactcattcagatatttatcCCGGGTcagtttcgggttggttcttcggatccggatattgttctcaggcctatactcatttaaaatgaaacacgataaagaaagataaaaaacttaagtcttttataaaaaaataaatatatgaaaatatgacatttactaaatatttgtcaatttaaaaaagaaaataaaggaaaataaacccgcgctttgaaagcgcgggtcaaaatctagttttaactattaaagcagaatacCTTATatgattttccttttttagaGAAAATTACAAAGTCCTGCCACTCCTATATTTAAGGTTTTaaacattaatgatttttaatataattactataTTTCCTATTTCTACTCTCAGAAATTGCTACTTTCCAAATTAGCTAAactaattcaatttttttttcctacatATCACATTCTTCTTACTATATTTACGTGATcatgtgatttaaaaaaaaaatattgtagttCACATTCTACAATTTTTGCAATACTAATTATTATAcacaatatatttttcatatactaatgttgtaaaaatatattgtttataataaTTAGTATTGTTTAGAGATTATTACCAATCGtgctttagttttatttttaaaactacagccaaaaaaaattaaagcacaattttttcttatgtattttaggTATAAACCTAAAGGTGTCTTTTATAGGCTGTAAAatctgaaatataaaaaaactatatataatatccaataaaatagataaatcattattaaaacatctttaaatatttaatataattttgggtgtttttaaaattagtgaaatattttaaataacatcgttattatttacatattacattttaaataacagtaaactttaataatttataaaa includes:
- the LOC108826569 gene encoding probable pectinesterase/pectinesterase inhibitor 59, with amino-acid sequence MHVMMHTIYFLSLYLILVLFLCLHPLTILADGNSTTGIDKWCNQTPYPDPCKCYFQNHNGFRLPTQLSDFRVMLVEATMDRAISARDELTRSSGNCTDCRKQAVLADCINLYEDTIVQLTRTLAGVVPKAGAGKKCTDFDAQTWLSTALTNTETCRRGSSDLNVSDFITPIVSNTKISNLISNCLAVNGALLPTGNNSTTTADGKDFPMWVSGKERRLLQLQSARAVRANIVVAKDGSGQVKTVQAAIDVAGRRKVMSKRFVIYVKRGIYQENINVRLNNDNIMLVGDGMRSTIITGGRSVKGGYTTYNSATAGIEGLHFIAKGLTFRNTAGPAKGQAVALRSSSDLSIFYKCSIEGYQDTLMVHSQRQFYRECYIYGTIDFIFGNAAVVFQNCIILPRRPLHGQSNVITAQGRADPFQNTGISIHNSRILPAPDLKPVLGTVKTYMGRPWMKYSRTVVLKTYLDSVVSPFGWSPWIEGSGFGLDTLFYAEYKNSGPASSTRWRVRWNGFHVLKRASDASAFTVGRFIAGPAWLPRTGVPFTSGL
- the LOC108824041 gene encoding monocopper oxidase-like protein SKS2, which encodes MAAASFFSRFSTILAFAFSLALLSGSCLAGDPFVSYVFEVTYITASPLGVPQQVIAVNGKFPGPVIEATTNYNVDVSVFNRLDEPLLLTWNGIEMRRNSWQDGVLGTNCPIPPQRNFTYSFQVKDQIGSFFYFPSLHFQRSSGGFGPILINNRDLIPLPFTKPDGEISFMIGDWYTHNHTSLRSVLDSGEELGMPDGVLINGKGPYKYNTTVPDGIQYETINVDPGKTYRIRVHNVGVSTSLNFRIQNHKLLLVETEGRYTSQTNFTDFDIHVGQSYSFLVTMDQNASSDYYIVASARFVNETEWQRVTGVGILQYSNSKGHASGPLPLPSTDVSHPWSVMNQQRAIKQNTSASGARPNPQGSYHYGQINITGTYILRSMPPTKINGSLRATLNGVSFVNPTTPMRLADEHRLKGVYKMNFPSRPVDNKPPRLDSSIINATYKGFIQVIFQNNDTKVLSFHIDGYSFYVVAMDFGNWTEDRKGSYNNWDAISRSTIEVYPGAWTAVLISLDNVGVWNIRAENLDRWYLGQETYMRIINPEENGKTEMGQPQNALYCGALESLQKEQLRSSATSTLNGQLNLILTFMMVLLASVTTFC